The proteins below are encoded in one region of Brassica napus cultivar Da-Ae chromosome A6, Da-Ae, whole genome shotgun sequence:
- the LOC106362840 gene encoding uncharacterized protein LOC106362840, with translation MNESDDDTPALDTQVFSPNLTKEKETETSTDERPSNPNQDGKPDDEIVIESPAAQTQVLQKETLEMNETPSSPISPKSIEAQVFTPIQKQQTVTEETYEATQPLTEIISANNKKEDTHAVHHTPSSPLSSLIALVIEENKNALSETETATQYFSTSEGEHTQSSRKNQAEEYLKDTTEPTTELVSTDVSKTQPLTPQTQHLQTSEGDQSDETPSEQNQAEENLKDTTEPTTELVSTDVSKMPPITQQTEHLQTSAIDFSETNEVEVSRLLAHFQIGAEVEILSTDDEIWYPGKVVDLKLCEGLEELTVEYTTLFTDQHRLQKLQDTITADKIRPATPTSDQKSFEMMDKVEAFYNNGWSSGQISMVLGDNTYSVCLYTSMETILFKHSDLRIHREWKDGVWKMADKVKPDKKRKAAASSQNSGMDNVFLRRSERVPKRSRDTKTPFKSDRNPALTVIPEIIPAVDPFSTPAEHKLSRLQNWMTLKPGMHETSLSINDNKIRKSFFQSMENAKKDLKKEHIDGAFAMLNCRRNENAAWFHNYKIPKACFLPMEFLHCLLSDDLAYKKEKVKGKKIFNDLFKDTVRGKVYPEKTWGEDVDVVYGITLGKKSNVWIGMEIHLKKKRITVYDCFQKESNSIDIPQVKKLAVLISNLLVESSGDEVDKVKMIPFEIEQAQGLPKTKHPFNCGIFLVKILECQSLKIGDMTKINDDNALELRRTLSCEIFNQFVDESFGK, from the exons ATGAATGAATCAGATGATGACACTCCTGCCCTTGATACTCAAGTATTCTCTCCTAATCTGACaaaagag AAAGAAACAGAAACGTCTACCGATGAGAGGCCATCCAATCCTAATCAAGATGGAAAACCAGATGATGAG ATTGTGATTGAGTCACCTGCTGCTCAGACTCAAGTTTTGCAAAAAGAAACACTGGAAATGAATGagacaccttcttctccaatatCTCCAAAGAGTATTGAGGCTCAAGTTTTTACTCCAATTCAGAAACAGCAg acgGTAACAGAGGAAACGTATGAGGCTACACAGCCATTGACTGAGATCATTTCAGCAAACAATAAAAAG GAGGATACACATGCTGTGCATCACACACCTTCCTCTCCATTGTCTTCACTAATTGCACTAGTtattgaagaaaataagaatgctttg AGTGAGACAGAAACTGCGACCCAATATTTTTCTACAAGTGAAGGAGAGCATACACAATCAAGCAGAAAGAATCAAGCAGAAGAATATCTCAAGGATACTACAGAACCTACTACTGAGCTAGTTTCCACAGATGTTTCGAAGACACAGCCTCTTACTCCGCAAACACAGCACCTTCAGACAAGTGAGGGAGATCAATCCGATGAGACACCATCAGAGCAGAATCAAGCAGAAGAAAATCTCAAGGATACTACAGAACCTACTACTGAGCTAGTTTCCACAGATGTTTCGAAGATGCCGCCTATTACTCAGCAAACAGAGCATCTTCAGACAAGTGCTATAGATTTTTCAGAAACAAACGAG GTTGAAGTAAGCAGGCTTCTAGCTCACTTTCAAATAGGCGCAGAGGTTGAGATTTTGTCTACTGATGACGAAATATGGTATCCAGGAAAGGTTGTTGATCTTAAACTGTGTGAAGGACTAGAGGAGCTGACAGTTGAGTACACGACACTCTTCACAGACCAACATAGACTTCAGAAACTTCAGGATACTATCACGGCTGACAAAATACGTCCTGCAACACCAACTAGTGACCAAAAATCCTTTGAGATGATGGATAAGGTAGAAGCCTTTTACAACAATGGCTGGAGCAGCGGACAAATTAGCATGGTACTTGGTGATAACACATACTCGGTGTGTCTCTATACTTCTATGGAAACTATTCTATTCAAACATTCAGATTTGCGAATTCATAGAGAATGGAAAGATGGAGTCTGGAAGATGGCAGATAAG GTGAAGCCTGATAAGAAAAGGAAAGCTGCTGCCTCATCACAAAATTCAGGAATGgataatgttttcctaagaagGAGCGAGAGGGTGCCTAAACGATCTAGAGACACAAAAACTCCATTCAAGTCTGACAGAAATCCGGCTTTAACTGTAATACCTGAGATTATACCTGCAGTTGATCCGTTTTCAACTCCTGCGGAACATAAGCTTTCAAGGCTTCAAAATTGGATGACATTAAAGCCCGGCATGCATGAAAC GTCCCTATCAATCAATGATAATAAGATAAGGAAATCTTTCTTTCAAAGCATGGAAAATGCAAAAAAGGACCTTAAGAAAGAG CACATTGATGGAGCCTTTGCAATGCTAAATTGCAGAAGAAATGAGAATGCTGCTTGGTTCCACAACTACAAGATTCCAAAGGCGTGCTTCCTACCTATGGAGTTCTTGCATTGCTTGCTCTCTGATGATTTGGCttacaagaaagaaaaggtcaaaggaaaaaagattttcaacgatttatttaaagatactGTGAGAGGGAAGGTATATCCAGAGAAGACATGGGGAGAAGATGTTGATGTTGTGTATGGGATTACTCTTGGAAAAAAAAGCAATGTCTGGATTGGGATGGAAattcatttgaagaagaaaagaatcacaGTATATGATTGTTTTCAAAAGGAAAGCAACAGCATTGATATTCCTCAAGTGAAAAAGTTGGCAG TGTTGATTTCTAATCTGCTGGTGGAATCTTCTGGTGATGAGGTAGATAAAGTGAAGATGATTCCATTTGAGATTGAGCAGGCACAAGGTTTACCCAAGACAAAACATCCTTTCAACTGTGGGATATTTCTTGTCAAGATTCTGGAGTGCCAGTCATTGAAGATAGGAGACATGACAAAGATTAATGATGACAATGCATTGGAGCTAAGGAGAACCTTGTCTTGTGAGATCTTCAACCAATTTGTGGATGAGAGCTTTGGGAAATGA
- the LOC106377604 gene encoding uncharacterized protein LOC106377604 — MKLSERGLKLSAKIVYAILTRSIVSVKENEAWFHFGAQPMRFSIREFHMMTGLKCSGTLEGPRRKTERFNWELLKGRSHKLSDVVDQLRNTREDASEERVCLAMIILVESILLRKSKGGSFPLEYAKNAQDMTYPWGKEAYIVLLKSIQNAVANHLENKSKFELQGYPLVFLLWILESIPLLRNKFSKCVPTVEVPGPTYLCEKYTEVENPSLDRVLQVEADTKLKVHCILPSIPHDPEDDISIEDKYSDELETVKDVTKKGYKITADDWENRCVDTFDTLDALIQMMANKETGQASTPIDEDSVNEKVNRIITVMEENLKSMKDRMSLLEEENIHLRARVSELEGNNNVFPTNVTQKRSSGTPLSPMSHTQPSSETPLSPMSQQPNLTHEETMIESAASPKSQQNEDYTQPSSETPLSPMSQQPNLTHEVCNQ; from the exons ATGAAGCTCAGTGAGAGAGGATTGAAGTTATCAGCAAAGATAGTCTACGCCATTCTCACTAGAAGCATCGTTTCTGTCAAGGAGAATGAAGCCTGGTTCCATTTCGGTGCACAGCCAATGAGGTTCTCTATAAGAGAATTTCATATGATGACAGGCTTGAAATGTAGTGGTACATTAGAAGGACCACGAAGGAAAACCGAGAGATTTAATTGGGAATTGCTAAAGGGGCGTAGTCATAAGTTAAGTGACGTGGTGGACCAGCtcagaaacacaagagaagatgcTTCTGAGGAGAGAGTATGCCTCGCAATGATCATCCTGGTAGAGAGCATATTATTGCGGAAGAGCAAAGGAGGGAGTTTTCCTTTGGAATATGCGAAAAATGCACAGGATATGACATATCCATGGGGAAAAGAGGCTTACATTGTGCTCCTGAAGTCAATTCAAAACGCTGTCGCGAATCATTTGGAGAATAAATCCAAATTTGagttgcaaggttatcctctagTATTCCTTCTTTGGATACTAGAGTCGATTCCTTTGCTAAGGAATAAGTTCAGTAAGTGTGTACCAACAGTTGAGGTTCCTGGGCCGACTTACTTGTGTGAAAAATACACTGAGGTAGAGAATCCATCACTTGATAGGGTTTTACAGGTTGAAGCTGATACAAAG CTGAAGGTCCATTGCATACTACCTTCTATTCCTCATGATCCAGAAGATGATATCTCCATTGAAGACAAATATAGTGACGAGCTGGaaacagtgaaagatgtaaCAAAGAAAGGGTACAAGATTACAGCCGATGACTGGGAAAATAGGTGTGTAGACACATTTGACACATTGGATGCTCTTATTCAAATGATGGCAAATAAGGAGACTGGCCAAGCTTCTACTCCGATTGATGAGGATTCAGtaaatgaaaaagtgaacaggatCATCACGGTAATGGAGGAGAATCTGAAGAGCATGAAGGATCGAATGTCATTActggaagaagaaaacatacaTCTTAGAGCTCGTGTGTCAGAGTTGGAAGGAAACAACAATGTTTTTCCCACTAACGTGACACAAAAG CGATCCAGTGGgacacctttatctccaatgtctcacacgcaaccatcgagtgagacacctttatctccaatgtctcaacagcctaatttgacacatgag GAGACAATGATTGAATCAGCTGCATCTCCAAAGTCTCAACAAAATGAG GATTACACGCAACCATCGAGTGAGacgcctttatctccaatgtctcaacagcctaatttgacacatgaggtatgtaaccaataa